One Aciduliprofundum boonei T469 genomic region harbors:
- a CDS encoding FtsX-like permease family protein codes for MILKKSIIVPIIILLILFTSTFVSLNSIFAMPQEIMGKNDIYVLTSSTDKNPLRSNLNIDLAYALENTSYINAVSPEIFVFTTIHKEPVTLRGVIFSKFLKIENGRLVKGSMPKNDNDAIVGESLFYYMHLHLGENLTVRGAFQASLAILHIVGVFKTNDSTDDEILIDLSTAQTLAGLKKGTISMIRFKSNDVERAHELMNPNYPKFKVTLNTTGQVYFDNKFNVSVKIENIGANPGNCIFHLSFQNITIKRNLYVTKNVSFNITLKANYVGNSEIKAYVENGVLNYTYSYKILVANRPVIFQGKTLTYVDTPTLFSFYSINNSPINDATLRVSSKGYYKVYNFNSSITLKFPKRGLYTIYFYKYGYENKTIAVKVFKKANLINPSDIYPEPVKGVIFLKKNEDIKLKFENNASLYYSIDNGLIRSSNSTISLLGNLGEMHSIDIYVVENWTMGNATYIVYICKNYSVNISSYISNESGVYYNGNFTINVWSEIPLKNITFYINGHRHDVYLDQNLEKGILNYTYNITVNVKYKNFEVEIYAKNIMNFSAHKIIKPKVLYSSDVIKPEIIIGNRASRFKDELSRDENSSTIKIWSGQSFTIIASDNLEMKNLTVYIFQKYFNASSDNPDVKSLSVTIPTMFRNGTDIYFMPPGIYQGEIIAIDSSGNVNETAFYVDINNTNEKMPPIILGPRILIFGSPTKSFTFRIYDNVGLRYVVFYENDSIIKNVSCYGDNNVTLSLNYSEINDGLYNLTVVAMDVNNNSMELKGKILKNYTDKEPPTILPVPSSIFSGESIIVQAEDNVYMKKLSVYAFGKWFNGTSKVVIPTEYIDGKNNTVEYVPPGSYILKIGAQDIFDNGISKIVHIEINNAHENIPPVIFLPNATKCNASDILTFKAYDNVKVATMWIEVDNLPVIIVNGNNITCRADTLGYGIINAKIFAMDVNGNTASVQYNLLVKDNIPPRILNKTLKIWGGNTTSVFLSDNVGVYNATLEIFGKKFENIGDRIKIPTMFRNGNNISFVPQGTYEGFVRVEDLSGNVNSSEIILIINNTGEKNPPIIVGNTYNVLSRNNTVIFKAYDNVKTEKIWCEENGKMIYGESGGILNLSIYYFSPGLHNVTIYAEDINGNIANMSAEIEVVGIAEYEINASLYKSNITENQRGILNIIIKNRVNEGNCTVRIYIDGNLYTTINTYLNSYETKSFTIQLPYMKEGSHTIKVNNITMTLKVTKIPVEKLPMDLLLKYDKNLKVTGGKEVIYKGFQLSEGNFLLIIYALLTIAIILVSLGLYSSLLKGIKNDTIAILRMIGASNRQILEIASKEILIYLTPAILGGIFFGFISVLAIQHFNLMRAFGHTLIVIVNMDMVIDSILVGIGFLLFSTFLIFRNIFHSKIIYLMGSERSEKISTLEEVLK; via the coding sequence ATGATACTCAAGAAATCTATCATTGTTCCTATAATAATCCTTTTAATTCTATTCACATCCACATTTGTATCACTTAATTCTATATTTGCCATGCCTCAGGAAATAATGGGCAAAAACGATATTTATGTTTTGACTTCATCTACTGATAAAAATCCCCTTAGAAGCAATTTAAATATAGATTTAGCGTATGCCTTGGAAAATACTTCTTACATAAACGCGGTTAGTCCTGAAATTTTTGTATTTACAACTATTCACAAGGAGCCTGTTACCCTACGAGGGGTTATATTTTCAAAATTTTTAAAAATTGAAAATGGAAGGTTGGTAAAGGGTAGTATGCCGAAAAATGATAACGATGCCATAGTGGGAGAAAGCTTGTTTTATTATATGCATTTGCATCTTGGGGAGAATCTCACAGTTAGAGGAGCATTTCAAGCTTCTTTAGCTATACTCCATATAGTTGGAGTGTTTAAAACCAATGATTCTACAGATGATGAAATCTTAATTGATTTATCTACTGCCCAAACGCTCGCTGGATTGAAAAAAGGTACAATTTCTATGATAAGGTTTAAGAGTAATGATGTAGAAAGGGCTCACGAATTGATGAACCCAAATTATCCTAAATTTAAGGTTACTCTAAATACCACTGGCCAGGTTTATTTTGATAATAAATTTAATGTTAGTGTTAAAATAGAAAATATTGGAGCCAATCCGGGCAATTGCATATTTCATTTAAGTTTTCAGAATATTACTATAAAAAGAAATCTCTATGTAACTAAGAATGTGAGTTTTAACATAACTCTCAAAGCAAATTATGTTGGCAACTCTGAGATAAAGGCATATGTCGAGAATGGTGTTTTAAATTATACCTATTCATATAAAATTTTAGTTGCTAATAGGCCTGTTATATTTCAAGGAAAAACTCTTACATATGTAGATACGCCTACATTATTCTCCTTTTACTCCATAAATAATTCTCCTATAAATGATGCTACTTTGAGAGTATCCAGTAAAGGTTATTATAAAGTTTATAATTTCAATTCTTCAATAACCCTTAAGTTTCCTAAAAGAGGGTTATATACAATATATTTTTATAAATATGGATATGAAAATAAAACGATAGCTGTTAAAGTTTTCAAAAAAGCGAATTTGATAAATCCCTCTGATATTTATCCCGAACCTGTGAAGGGTGTTATTTTCCTCAAAAAAAATGAAGATATAAAATTGAAATTTGAGAATAACGCTTCTCTTTATTATTCTATAGATAATGGGTTGATAAGAAGTTCAAATTCAACGATCTCTCTGCTTGGAAATTTGGGTGAAATGCATAGCATAGATATTTATGTGGTCGAAAATTGGACCATGGGAAATGCAACATATATTGTATACATATGCAAAAATTATTCTGTTAACATATCCTCCTATATAAGCAATGAATCTGGAGTATATTACAACGGAAATTTCACAATAAATGTATGGAGTGAAATTCCTCTTAAGAACATAACATTTTATATTAATGGACATAGGCATGATGTATATTTAGACCAGAATTTAGAAAAGGGAATACTTAATTATACATATAATATAACTGTAAATGTAAAATACAAAAATTTTGAAGTTGAAATTTACGCGAAGAACATTATGAATTTTTCAGCCCATAAAATAATAAAACCTAAGGTATTGTATTCCTCTGACGTAATAAAACCAGAAATTATAATTGGAAATAGAGCTTCTAGATTCAAGGATGAATTATCGAGGGATGAGAACTCATCCACAATCAAAATATGGAGTGGGCAGAGTTTTACGATAATCGCTTCTGATAATTTAGAAATGAAGAATCTCACTGTGTACATTTTTCAAAAGTATTTTAATGCTTCTTCTGATAATCCTGATGTGAAGAGCTTAAGTGTAACTATTCCAACTATGTTTAGAAATGGTACAGACATTTATTTTATGCCTCCTGGCATTTATCAGGGAGAGATTATAGCTATTGATTCATCTGGAAATGTAAATGAGACAGCTTTCTATGTGGATATAAATAATACAAATGAAAAAATGCCACCAATCATTTTAGGACCAAGGATTTTAATTTTTGGTTCTCCAACCAAATCATTCACATTTAGAATTTATGATAATGTTGGCTTGAGATATGTGGTCTTTTATGAGAATGATAGTATCATAAAGAATGTGTCTTGCTATGGTGATAATAATGTGACATTATCTCTTAACTATTCTGAAATCAATGATGGTCTTTATAACTTAACCGTTGTTGCTATGGATGTGAATAACAACTCTATGGAACTGAAAGGAAAGATATTAAAGAACTATACGGATAAAGAGCCTCCAACGATTCTTCCAGTACCCTCCTCGATTTTCAGTGGTGAATCTATAATAGTCCAGGCAGAGGATAATGTTTATATGAAAAAATTATCAGTTTACGCTTTTGGAAAATGGTTTAATGGTACGAGTAAGGTTGTTATACCTACAGAGTATATTGATGGAAAAAACAATACCGTGGAATATGTTCCTCCAGGGAGTTATATCTTAAAAATAGGTGCTCAAGATATTTTTGATAATGGTATATCTAAAATTGTACATATTGAGATTAATAATGCCCATGAGAATATACCTCCGGTAATATTTTTACCAAATGCAACAAAATGTAATGCCTCAGATATTTTGACTTTTAAAGCATATGATAATGTAAAAGTTGCCACTATGTGGATTGAGGTTGATAATCTTCCTGTAATTATTGTAAATGGAAATAATATAACTTGCAGGGCCGATACATTGGGGTATGGAATCATAAATGCAAAAATATTTGCAATGGATGTTAATGGAAATACTGCATCAGTACAATATAATTTATTGGTCAAGGATAATATTCCTCCAAGAATACTGAATAAAACTCTTAAAATTTGGGGAGGAAATACGACCAGCGTATTTTTATCTGACAATGTTGGAGTTTATAACGCCACCCTTGAAATTTTTGGAAAGAAATTTGAGAATATAGGCGATAGAATTAAAATTCCGACGATGTTTAGAAATGGTAATAATATAAGTTTTGTGCCACAGGGAACTTATGAGGGATTTGTGAGAGTAGAAGACCTTTCAGGCAATGTTAATAGTTCAGAAATCATATTGATCATAAATAATACAGGTGAAAAAAATCCACCAATTATAGTCGGAAATACCTATAATGTTTTAAGCAGGAATAATACTGTTATATTCAAGGCGTATGATAATGTGAAAACAGAAAAAATCTGGTGCGAAGAGAATGGCAAGATGATATATGGTGAGAGTGGAGGTATTCTAAATCTTTCAATATATTACTTCTCTCCTGGCCTTCATAATGTTACTATTTACGCCGAAGATATTAATGGAAACATAGCAAATATGAGCGCCGAAATAGAAGTTGTTGGGATTGCAGAGTATGAGATTAATGCAAGTCTTTATAAATCAAATATAACGGAGAATCAGAGAGGAATATTAAATATAATAATAAAGAATAGAGTGAATGAAGGGAACTGCACAGTAAGGATTTACATAGATGGAAATTTATATACCACAATAAACACATATCTTAACTCCTATGAAACAAAGAGTTTTACAATACAGTTACCATATATGAAAGAGGGCTCACATACAATAAAGGTAAACAATATAACTATGACTCTCAAAGTTACAAAGATACCAGTTGAGAAATTACCGATGGATTTACTTTTGAAGTACGATAAAAATTTAAAAGTAACCGGTGGAAAAGAGGTTATATATAAAGGATTTCAACTTTCGGAGGGAAATTTTCTCTTGATAATATATGCTCTCCTTACTATAGCGATAATACTAGTTTCCCTTGGCTTATATTCCTCTTTGCTTAAAGGTATCAAAAATGATACTATTGCCATCCTGAGAATGATAGGCGCTAGTAATAGACAGATTCTGGAGATAGCATCAAAAGAGATTTTAATATACTTGACACCTGCCATACTTGGAGGTATATTCTTTGGATTTATTTCGGTTTTGGCAATACAGCATTTCAATTTGATGAGGGCTTTTGGACACACACTAATAGTCATAGTTAATATGGATATGGTAATAGATAGTATTTTGGTTGGTATTGGATTTCTATTATTCTCAACATTTTTAATCTTTAGAAATATATTCCATTCTAAAATTATTTATCTGATGGGAAGTGAACGCTCAGAAAAAATTTCAACATTGGAGGAGGTTTTGAAATGA
- a CDS encoding ABC transporter permease, whose protein sequence is MIAPLRYVISLKRRSKITIMAIAVVIMFITSTSIITYSFEISNKELVEKFESRYYMIYSNENILRSSVPISDNINGAYVYVIPSKIDNESTYLVGIYDPHKVLSSFFQCNYGDIILGDDFKNYKIGNEINVVLNSSTISLHIANIHSLILFPAYWGIINYTLAQKYRKNPNFVIINKNEKIDGFHTSSMIGLSDFYFKSSEEITTDLLLLALISIVAVYFFINSLLTIEIRESVKKISIIRALGSTTKNIDAIYILRSLYIGVSGMLLGISAGIVIAYLVAAVFPFTGILTYFVIYIPLKVFAFPLIIILVGSVFGIIQPLLTANKVNIVKGMRGMMK, encoded by the coding sequence ATGATTGCACCTTTGAGGTATGTAATATCTTTAAAAAGACGATCTAAAATTACAATAATGGCTATTGCTGTGGTCATTATGTTTATCACATCCACATCTATAATCACCTATAGTTTTGAAATTAGTAACAAGGAGTTGGTAGAGAAATTCGAATCTCGTTATTATATGATTTACTCAAATGAGAACATTCTAAGGAGTTCTGTACCCATATCAGACAATATAAATGGTGCGTATGTATATGTAATTCCATCTAAAATTGATAATGAAAGTACCTATTTAGTCGGCATATATGACCCCCATAAAGTACTATCCTCATTCTTTCAATGCAACTACGGAGATATAATTTTGGGCGATGATTTTAAAAATTATAAAATAGGTAATGAGATTAATGTGGTTTTGAATTCATCCACAATCAGTTTGCATATTGCAAATATACACTCTCTAATTCTATTCCCTGCTTACTGGGGGATTATAAATTACACTCTTGCTCAAAAATATAGGAAGAATCCAAATTTTGTAATTATTAATAAAAACGAAAAAATTGATGGATTCCACACAAGCTCTATGATCGGTCTAAGCGATTTTTATTTCAAGAGCAGCGAAGAAATAACTACCGATTTGCTACTATTGGCTCTGATTTCAATTGTTGCAGTATATTTCTTTATTAATTCCCTCTTAACCATAGAGATAAGGGAAAGTGTAAAAAAAATATCGATTATAAGGGCGTTGGGTTCAACAACTAAAAATATAGATGCGATTTACATACTTCGCTCTCTTTACATTGGCGTATCCGGTATGCTTTTAGGAATTTCTGCAGGAATAGTTATAGCTTATCTTGTAGCAGCAGTTTTTCCTTTTACAGGAATATTAACATACTTTGTTATATACATACCACTCAAAGTTTTTGCATTTCCCTTAATAATAATACTGGTTGGCTCGGTATTTGGAATAATACAACCATTACTCACTGCAAATAAGGTTAACATTGTTAAAGGAATGAGGGGGATGATGAAATGA
- a CDS encoding ABC transporter ATP-binding protein, which produces MHLQALDIHKHYGKKPVLRGASLNVERGDIVMIRGQSGIGKTTFLNIISGIDLPDKGRVIIDSKDITKMSENERAKFRLHKIGLIFQSMNLIEDLSVIENIALPLKLAGKKWKKRVNELLQYLNIENVKHSFPTELSGGEMQRVAIARAIANEPEILVADEPTSNLDDENTENIVNLLRKINKEMNMSIIIATHDPRMENLDAKRFFMKEGKLYEG; this is translated from the coding sequence GTGCATCTTCAAGCTTTGGATATTCACAAACATTATGGAAAAAAGCCAGTTTTACGAGGAGCCAGTTTAAATGTAGAGCGGGGAGATATAGTCATGATAAGAGGGCAATCAGGTATAGGAAAAACCACTTTTTTAAATATAATTTCAGGAATAGACCTTCCAGATAAGGGAAGAGTTATAATCGATTCTAAAGATATAACCAAGATGAGCGAGAACGAAAGGGCAAAGTTTAGATTACACAAGATAGGACTAATCTTTCAAAGCATGAACTTAATAGAGGATTTGAGCGTGATTGAAAACATTGCGTTGCCATTAAAACTTGCGGGAAAGAAATGGAAAAAAAGAGTGAATGAGCTTTTACAATATCTTAATATAGAGAATGTAAAGCATTCATTTCCAACTGAGTTGAGTGGTGGAGAGATGCAGAGAGTAGCCATAGCAAGAGCTATTGCAAATGAACCTGAAATATTAGTTGCGGACGAGCCCACCTCAAATCTTGATGATGAGAATACAGAAAATATTGTGAATTTATTAAGAAAAATAAATAAAGAGATGAATATGAGCATAATAATTGCAACTCATGACCCCAGAATGGAAAACTTGGATGCAAAAAGATTCTTTATGAAAGAGGGAAAACTGTATGAAGGATAA
- a CDS encoding 30S ribosomal protein S9 translates to MKVAIASGKRKTAIARAVVKEGKGRIRINHVPLEIYQPELARLTVMEPLALIGEKANKVDVEVKVKGGGVMGQAEASRTAVARALMKYFNDPEVEKIYKSYDRTLLVNDVRRKLPKLPLGRGARKRRQKSYR, encoded by the coding sequence ATGAAAGTTGCTATTGCAAGTGGTAAGAGGAAGACCGCCATCGCCCGTGCGGTGGTTAAAGAGGGAAAAGGTAGGATTCGCATTAATCATGTTCCTTTAGAAATATATCAGCCAGAATTGGCCCGATTAACTGTTATGGAGCCCCTTGCTCTAATTGGTGAGAAGGCAAACAAAGTAGATGTGGAGGTTAAAGTTAAAGGAGGAGGAGTAATGGGTCAAGCTGAGGCATCCCGCACTGCTGTTGCAAGGGCTTTGATGAAATACTTCAATGACCCAGAGGTTGAAAAGATTTACAAGAGTTATGATAGAACCCTGTTGGTTAATGATGTGCGCCGCAAATTACCCAAGTTGCCTTTAGGTCGCGGTGCAAGAAAGAGAAGGCAGAAATCTTACAGGTGA
- a CDS encoding 50S ribosomal protein L18e codes for MAKNNPELIKLLTELRIQAKKKNAPIWRDIAERLERPLRVWPEVNVSRIERYANEGDVILVPGKVLGSGVLTKRVTVAAWKFSNSAKEKIEKAGGKTMTIKELMRKNPKGSNVRIMG; via the coding sequence ATGGCGAAAAACAATCCTGAACTGATAAAGCTCCTCACGGAGCTAAGGATACAAGCGAAAAAGAAGAACGCGCCTATCTGGCGAGACATTGCAGAGCGTCTTGAGAGACCTTTGCGTGTCTGGCCAGAGGTAAATGTAAGCAGGATAGAGAGATATGCAAATGAAGGAGATGTGATTCTTGTGCCAGGCAAAGTTCTTGGCTCTGGTGTTTTAACAAAGAGGGTCACAGTAGCTGCTTGGAAATTCTCTAATAGCGCTAAGGAAAAAATTGAGAAGGCGGGTGGAAAGACCATGACAATAAAGGAGCTTATGAGAAAGAATCCTAAAGGCTCCAATGTGAGAATAATGGGGTGA
- a CDS encoding DNA-directed RNA polymerase subunit N yields the protein MIIPVRCFSCGRVIASDYIAFVNKVNLIRETENREPTPEEIQRIFDEIGVKRYCCRRMILSHVNLIDDTMAFD from the coding sequence TTGATAATCCCTGTAAGGTGCTTCTCCTGCGGTCGTGTAATCGCTTCCGACTATATTGCCTTCGTGAACAAGGTGAATTTGATAAGAGAAACCGAGAATAGAGAGCCTACACCAGAGGAGATACAAAGAATATTCGATGAGATTGGTGTGAAGAGATACTGCTGCCGCAGAATGATTCTGAGCCATGTTAATCTAATAGACGATACCATGGCTTTTGACTGA
- the mutS gene encoding DNA mismatch repair protein MutS, protein MATPLMRQYHRIKAKYKDTILFFRVGDFYETFEDDAKLVSKELNIVLTRRSKDEPVPMAGIPYHALDAYLSRLVKKGYKVAICEQLEDPAKARGLVRRDVVRVVTPGTLIEDTLLTEDNNFLFSIYKHKEIYGFAALDISTGEFFAGELDFYGLNAEILRLQPSEILSNSKLNLDFQIKILAEEYYNDYEKILKEHFKVAELSGFGIGEYGLRAAASALKYAKENTMNDLKNITSLQGYFKDKYLILDSTTLKNLEIFHNVLGEDKYTLYHTMNKCETPMGARLLKRWMQRPLKDIDEINDRLDAVEELANKQLLQDSIRTILSRIKDIERIKTRVSLGRAAPRDLISLKESLKQADKLRINFESKILKNSASKIYGIEGIIELIENAINGDYPVGEGVIKEGYNEELDEIKRIASNAKLLIGKMEERERRNTGIKNLKIGYNDVMGYYIEVSKSNLSKVPKHYRRKQTLKNSERFVTDELKELEYKILSAKDRIYEIENKIYRDILKKLGEMIDVIERTAKSIAIIDVISSLARVALEMNYTRPEVDESMDIEIRNGRHPVVELYTDFVPNDTHINSDARFIILTGPNMAGKSTYMRQVALIVILAQMGSFVPADYAKIGIVDRIYTRVGASDDITRGRSTFMMEMVELANILNTATERSLILLDEIGRGTSTYDGLAIAWSITEHIHNSIRARTIFATHYHHLIDLENVLDNVRNYHIAVKETQDGLIFVRKVMPGGMSKSYGIEVAKLAGVPEKVVKRAKEILNLIEEEKVIEVRRGKKIIQTMLFGEENCSDILDEIKRMDIMNLTPLEALNKLNELKRKIENR, encoded by the coding sequence ATGGCTACTCCTCTCATGAGGCAATATCATAGAATAAAGGCGAAGTACAAAGATACAATATTATTTTTTCGTGTGGGAGATTTCTACGAAACATTTGAAGATGATGCAAAACTAGTTTCAAAAGAATTGAACATAGTGCTAACGAGGAGAAGCAAGGATGAGCCTGTGCCTATGGCTGGTATACCATATCATGCTCTTGATGCATATTTGTCTCGTCTAGTTAAAAAGGGCTACAAGGTTGCAATATGTGAGCAACTGGAAGATCCAGCAAAGGCGAGAGGACTGGTTAGGAGAGATGTAGTGCGGGTAGTCACTCCTGGTACATTGATTGAAGATACTTTGCTAACGGAGGATAACAATTTTCTTTTTTCAATTTATAAGCATAAGGAGATTTATGGATTTGCTGCATTAGACATCTCCACAGGAGAGTTCTTTGCTGGAGAGTTAGATTTTTATGGATTAAATGCAGAAATTCTGCGTCTTCAACCCTCCGAAATACTATCCAATTCGAAATTAAATTTGGATTTTCAAATTAAAATATTGGCAGAAGAATATTACAATGATTATGAGAAAATCTTAAAAGAGCATTTTAAAGTGGCTGAATTAAGTGGTTTCGGAATAGGAGAATATGGTCTGAGGGCTGCAGCATCTGCTCTGAAATATGCCAAAGAGAATACGATGAACGATTTAAAAAATATAACATCTCTACAGGGTTATTTTAAAGATAAATATCTTATTTTAGATTCCACAACTCTTAAAAATTTAGAAATTTTTCATAATGTACTGGGAGAGGATAAATACACTCTTTATCACACAATGAATAAATGTGAAACACCCATGGGTGCAAGATTACTAAAAAGATGGATGCAAAGACCATTGAAAGATATAGATGAAATAAACGATAGATTGGATGCCGTAGAAGAGCTCGCCAATAAGCAGCTTCTTCAAGATTCCATTCGTACAATCCTATCAAGAATTAAAGATATTGAAAGAATAAAAACTAGAGTATCTTTGGGTAGAGCAGCCCCCAGAGATCTAATCTCTTTGAAAGAGAGTTTAAAACAAGCCGATAAATTAAGGATTAATTTCGAATCCAAAATCCTAAAAAATTCAGCCTCAAAAATTTATGGTATAGAGGGCATAATTGAATTAATTGAAAATGCAATAAATGGGGACTATCCTGTGGGTGAAGGAGTAATAAAAGAGGGGTATAACGAAGAATTGGATGAGATAAAGCGTATTGCTTCAAATGCAAAATTGTTGATTGGAAAGATGGAAGAGAGAGAAAGAAGGAACACAGGAATAAAAAATTTGAAAATAGGATACAATGATGTTATGGGTTATTACATAGAAGTTAGCAAATCAAATCTCTCCAAAGTACCTAAGCATTACAGAAGAAAGCAAACTTTAAAAAATTCGGAGAGATTCGTTACCGACGAGCTTAAAGAATTAGAGTACAAAATTTTAAGTGCAAAGGATAGGATTTACGAAATTGAAAACAAAATTTACAGGGATATTCTAAAGAAGCTTGGAGAGATGATAGATGTAATAGAGAGAACTGCTAAGAGTATAGCCATAATTGATGTCATTTCCTCCCTTGCAAGAGTTGCACTTGAGATGAACTACACAAGGCCTGAAGTGGATGAAAGTATGGACATAGAAATCAGAAATGGTAGGCACCCGGTAGTAGAATTGTACACGGATTTTGTTCCCAACGATACCCATATTAACTCAGATGCTAGGTTTATAATCCTTACAGGACCAAATATGGCAGGCAAGAGTACATATATGAGACAAGTGGCCTTGATAGTGATATTAGCTCAAATGGGCTCATTTGTACCGGCAGATTATGCCAAAATAGGAATTGTTGATCGCATATATACCCGTGTAGGTGCTAGCGATGATATTACCCGAGGAAGATCAACATTTATGATGGAAATGGTTGAACTTGCAAACATCCTCAATACAGCCACAGAGAGATCCCTAATACTTCTTGATGAGATTGGGAGAGGAACAAGCACCTACGATGGTTTAGCCATCGCTTGGAGCATAACGGAGCATATTCATAATTCCATAAGAGCTAGAACTATTTTTGCCACTCATTATCACCATCTTATAGACCTGGAGAATGTTTTAGACAATGTGAGAAACTATCATATTGCTGTAAAAGAAACTCAAGATGGTTTAATTTTTGTAAGGAAAGTTATGCCCGGTGGGATGAGCAAGAGCTATGGAATTGAAGTTGCAAAGCTTGCAGGAGTTCCAGAAAAGGTTGTTAAAAGGGCAAAGGAAATATTGAATCTGATAGAAGAGGAAAAAGTAATAGAGGTTAGAAGAGGAAAGAAGATAATTCAAACGATGCTATTTGGGGAGGAGAATTGTTCTGATATTCTGGATGAAATAAAAAGAATGGACATAATGAATCTCACTCCCTTGGAGGCACTTAATAAACTAAATGAGTTAAAAAGAAAAATCGAGAATAGGTAA
- a CDS encoding 50S ribosomal protein L13: MAIIDADNAVLGRLASIVAKRLLNGEEITIVNAEKAVIVGNKYSIIERYQERRNIGSVRKGPYYPTMPDRILRRTIRGMLPMKKSHGKKAYNRLKVYMGIPKEYQGKKFEIVEDAKNNKLEGFITLKDLSIQLGAKLR, encoded by the coding sequence ATGGCTATAATTGATGCTGATAATGCGGTTCTTGGAAGGCTCGCAAGCATAGTAGCAAAGCGTCTGCTCAATGGAGAGGAGATAACAATAGTAAATGCAGAGAAGGCAGTGATAGTCGGAAATAAATACTCAATAATTGAAAGATATCAAGAGAGAAGAAATATAGGAAGTGTGCGTAAAGGTCCATATTATCCCACTATGCCCGATAGGATACTTCGCAGAACGATAAGAGGTATGCTGCCCATGAAAAAGTCCCATGGGAAGAAAGCGTATAATAGATTGAAGGTGTATATGGGCATACCCAAGGAGTATCAAGGCAAAAAATTTGAAATTGTAGAAGATGCAAAGAATAATAAACTTGAAGGCTTTATTACTCTTAAGGATTTATCGATACAGTTGGGTGCTAAATTGAGGTGA